TGGTGTTCAGCATCTTGATGGCAACCTGCTCGCGCGGCTGATCCTTGTCGTTGAACTCCAGATGACCCTTGTAGACAGTGCCATAATGACCGCGCCCGATCATGTTCTCCATGTTGTAGATCACTCGACATTCGCTGGTCAGCGGTATGACCATCAACATATTCGAACGCGGAAAGGGTAGAAAGGGTATGTCGCTTCTATCGATCACGGTCTCGTCTCCAGTTCCatctggaaaaaaaaatagaagatGAAATGTATGCCAATCTCGTAACGCTGCTTTCGTCTGCTCAACTTACTCGTTGCGATCTCGGGTGGCGGCATATAATTGGGCAGAATTTCCGCCTTGATCGTGTTGAGACGCGAGAAAATGTCGTGGTGACTGAAGCGCTTGGTCTCATCATCGGACCATCCATCCATGATTGTCTCGAATATCGGCGCCGGACAGATGTCCTGATCGAGCATCTTGAGTATGTTGCCATCGAGATTTTTCTGCCTGAGTAGCTGCTCCTGGCGCAGTGTGCTCAGATCTTCCTTGCAGCGCGAGAAGATCTCGTATATGGTGGTAGCGAAGGCCCACAGCTGGGCAAACTGATCCGTTTTGGCTGCTTGCAAATTGCGATAATACTTAACAGGTATCCATGGCGAGCTGAAAGTGGAGAATGAATGATGTTATTTAAAAtgctgtttgctttttttttgttttatcaaaGAGTATGACCCAACCGAGAAGATGATTAAGTTGTATTTGTCGGCTACTCACTCGGATTCTCGGTAGGGACGCGGATAGCCGGGATCGCTAATTTTCGCGTCTAGCACGTACGAATTCGGATCGTACTTGGTCACGTACAGATTACTGCATCGTATGTAATTGTGGATAATCTTGTTGTCCTCCAAATAGTGCATGCCGCGCACCAATCCATGCATCAGATCCAGTAGACAATGCAGTGTTACATTGGGCATCGAGTGCAGGAACTTATTGAGCGGACCATACCGCGAATACTCCATGACCATTGTGTACGGATCGGCGAGCGTTAGGCCGTACAGCTTGAGGAACTGCGGCGACTGGATGAGGCTCCAGGTCTGTGCCAAGCGAAAGAACTCCATGAAATTGCCATCGCTCTTTAGCATTTTCATCGTCACGGACACATCCTTGACGGGACTCTGTTGGATCCAATCGCCGCGCATCGTAAACATCATGCCATCGTCGCTAAGCGATATCGAATCTGCGCAAAAGACGAGCGATTAGAACGAAGCAAGGCATTAGAATATATAGTATGACCCACCTGGATACCACTGCAGATCCGTTCGGGGATTGAAGATCTGCGGATTGCGGCGCTGCAGCTCCGCCTCGCTCAGCTGGAGGTCAGTCTTTTTGGCCTTGAGGTTCTttggcagcagcagtagcagcagcggcggcttGTCATATTTGGAGGCGGGTATGCGATAGCGATCGGGACTATCCGCTTGAATGATGTGCGCCACTTCGTGCAGTGAGTTTAGTACATGCTCGCCGTTGTTGTAGCTTAGCTTCCATTGCGAGTCCTTGCGCACGATCCTAAATGTCTCCGTCTTGCAGCGTTCCTGATCGGTTTTCTTGGCCATGCTGCAAAGGTGAGCGGGATTTTCGCATGAGATAAAACCGATCACATCTAATTTGGGCATCatcaatcacacacacacacaggcaatCATCAGTAAGCGAAACAATTGGCCACATAGCGCACACAGCATTTTTGTGTATCATGTGGCATTGCATACAGAAATGTTTGTAAGCCTGATAACCAGCGAGGAGGAAGTAACTGATAACTGTGTGAAGGCGCGCATGTACTCACATTTTGGTGTTGATAtcgatgtagtatatgttgtaTTCTCGATCGCATTCACGCACAATATAGCTGCCGCACTTGTCACCGTTCTCGTGCAGCTTCATCAGCGAGTAGGCACCGCCGATTGGACCATGGCAGTGGAGGGAGCTCAGCTCCTCCAGGGAGGGCGTGCGGTACGAATGGCACAGATCCTGCATCCATTTGCTCGACAATCTGCAAGGAATAAACGGATGGCAAATACGAGTTATAAGTTGCGCACATTTGTTGCTGTCCATTggcattgttattattattattattattattattattgcatttGAAAAGTGATTCTATAGCTGGGAATCAATTGTTTCAATTACGTACATATAACTTTATTGAGTTATTGAGAAGTACTGCACATTGACGCAGGCGATATAAATAGCAATGTAACATTTAAAACCGATTAGTGCGTaattatttaatcaatttaactgaagAAATCTTCTGAAAgcatttagttttaaatttcttgcttgttttaattttagccTGATAACGAAAACCGACTTTGTGTGTTGGATTACAAAACAAACAGGGACTTGGTTTTAACAAACtctttaaacaaaaaagcaagcATTTCAAGCACTGTATTTAATCGTGTTATCAAATGTCATATTTATGTGGGAATCATTAACTTTTAAGTGGAATTATTATGTTATTAAATGAGTTCGTGGAATTGATGacttgatgtttttttttttaaatcaatggatgttaaaaaaaacaattgagtAGTTTGATTAAGAACATTGGGCACTGATTATTGTTACACGAACACTACAATGAGATGCCTATAAATTCTGGTGAAAAAAAGACCAAGCAAGTTCGGCTTAAAAGATTAAAATTTAGTTGGAAGCGAACTCTTTGGGATCTAAAGCTCACCGATTACAAGTGAACCACTCACCTGATGTAGATACCCAGGTAGGAGATGAAGGACTTCATCTCCTTCTCCGTCTGAAACTGCATCTCGTAGCCCTTGGGCAGACCAACGATTTCCAGCCGCACAGAGGTGTCGTTGATTTTGGAGATCATAAAAATTCCTTCCACGGCGCCAACAAGGATCCACTGCAGAGGAAATGAGGATTATCAATGGGATGCTAGTGCAATTACATatggtatgtatgtatgaatattTCAAGAATCTTTGCCAGCGATAAGCAACTTGATTACCAAGACAATCGCGTTAATTAAATTGAGAAATctatcaaaatgttttttaaatattataatattaatggTATTTCCATATTTAAAATGGCCAGCATTAAAATGCGCATTTCGATGGGAAAACCACAAGAAACCATATAAGATTTCAGAAGGAAACATAGTGTGTACCTTGAGTGTGGCCTCGGAGGTGACCCTGGCCACCTTGAGTCCAGGCTCCAGGGAATCGTGTGGAAAGACTCGCACATAGACATCGATTCCACCGCTGGTGGAACGTCGTTTGGCCTTCTTGCCACTGCCGCCGAGTGCAACGGAATTGGTGTTGGTGGTGAGCGTGGACAGAGTGTTGGTCGATCCAGAACTGGCCAGCGTCGACGTCGAGTGGGCCAGACTGGTGCCGATGGGTCCGCTACCGCGGGCCACCTCCTCGTTGGGCAGATACTGAACGGTGCAGGTGAACTGTTCGGTCATATAGGTGGGCGCCAAATGGGATACCTGATGCACATAGTGCCACTTCAAACGCTCCACACTCAGCGAATTCGCTTTTAGACTGCGGAAAACCTCACGTATCTTGGAGCCCACAAAGAAGCTGTGGGCGCGCCACAAGCTCGGTGGCAAATACAGTTTGTAAAGCTTCTCGATGGAGCGCATCGCCTGCTGATCCTCCGACTGTTCCTGATCGTCGATTAGCATATCCATCACGGCCAGTCCCGTTGATTTGTCCTTGTGCTCCGGATAGCGAATCTCCGGGATTTGCTCGGTCCGCATATCGTAGCGCATTTGGCGGTAGAGGAACTTGTGGCTCCGTCCATCGATCAACTCCAGCTGGCTATCCAATTCGGGCACACGGAAACGCATCCGAAAGCAATAGACCAGCTGGCAGTTGAGTCGCTCGCCGGGCAGGCACCACGTCAGATCCAAACGCACCAGCGGCGAGGGACGTCGCGATGTCGAGTGCTCCCGTATTCCGTAGAGCAGCTGGGCAATTGGTGCAATGCCCAGCTGGCGGCACATCGTATTGCAGATCTCCTCGCACAGCATGTTGGGATGGAAACGCTCAAATTCGCCGGTGGTGAAGTTGAACACACGGATTGTGCCATCGTTGGTGTGGATGCTCTGCGAGGAGGTGCCGCTGCGCAGCGAGGAGTTCGTCAGGCTGGCGCTGTCCGCCAGCGAAGTGCgtccgctgctgctgtcgtcCATTCTATCCTCTCCCCCGTTGGCCAGGGCCATGAGAGGATTGTCGGTGAGTGGTCCCTTGTGGGCTGGGTGCTATCTGCTGCTCCTGCAAGCCCAGTTCCTTGGCTGGAGCAGTTTCCTTACGCGGCCGCACTGAAGCTAGATCATGGGAGCTTTCCTAGGAATTTGCCGCGTTCTATCCgtttcctcttcttcttgcCAATAACAATGACCACCGCGACTGACTTGAGTTGCTATTTTTGGGCTTACTGCGAATGCTCCTGGAATCGGCGATGCTCTTACCCTTGCAGTTGCAAGGTTGCCCCAAACTCCAGCGCGAGTTCCATTGATGCCACTGGCGGGGAACCACCTGGACTGCTCCTTCTTTTAGCAAGCGCCAACTTTCCGAGCAAGAACCACTTCGCCACTTGGGCGATCCGTCAGCAAAGTAAACTGGAAATCGGAAATCACAGTGCACTGGTCCGAAATTAGACACCCGAAACGCCAGCTAGATCCCGAAATTTGTGGGGCGTTGTGGGAACAGGGCGACGGGACTGGATGGCGATTATAGACGCCTTCGATCTGAAAGTGGGCCTGCTGTCGAAACGAAGCTGCAATTGCGAAGCTACAATACAAGCCACGAATTTCAGTGAAATTCATCGGACAATTTGCACCTCACGATATCGATTGGCCGACGGCCGAGCCACTTTGTCATCGATTGTCCAATAACCTGTACTATCGCACCTTGCGAACCAGTGGTTGGCAACGCGAGGTTCTAGTTCTTTTTCGATAGTTCtcagtaaatataaataacaacTTACTTTAGAAATGTATTCTTGAAAATTGTATACCCTCGTTGGCAGGAGGAGGATgcttaagaaaaaaaaatatactgTTATTTGCTCTATGGCGTCTATATTCTTGCCATTTAAATATGACAACAGTGCAAACAGTGCAATATGCACGGCATTTCCAGTATCGAATAGCTTTGCTATCGAATACACATCGATTTTTGTAA
The DNA window shown above is from Drosophila melanogaster chromosome X and carries:
- the hop gene encoding hopscotch, translated to MALANGGEDRMDDSSSGRTSLADSASLTNSSLRSGTSSQSIHTNDGTIRVFNFTTGEFERFHPNMLCEEICNTMCRQLGIAPIAQLLYGIREHSTSRRPSPLVRLDLTWCLPGERLNCQLVYCFRMRFRVPELDSQLELIDGRSHKFLYRQMRYDMRTEQIPEIRYPEHKDKSTGLAVMDMLIDDQEQSEDQQAMRSIEKLYKLYLPPSLWRAHSFFVGSKIREVFRSLKANSLSVERLKWHYVHQVSHLAPTYMTEQFTCTVQYLPNEEVARGSGPIGTSLAHSTSTLASSGSTNTLSTLTTNTNSVALGGSGKKAKRRSTSGGIDVYVRVFPHDSLEPGLKVARVTSEATLKWILVGAVEGIFMISKINDTSVRLEIVGLPKGYEMQFQTEKEMKSFISYLGIYIRLSSKWMQDLCHSYRTPSLEELSSLHCHGPIGGAYSLMKLHENGDKCGSYIVRECDREYNIYYIDINTKIMAKKTDQERCKTETFRIVRKDSQWKLSYNNGEHVLNSLHEVAHIIQADSPDRYRIPASKYDKPPLLLLLLPKNLKAKKTDLQLSEAELQRRNPQIFNPRTDLQWYPDSISLSDDGMMFTMRGDWIQQSPVKDVSVTMKMLKSDGNFMEFFRLAQTWSLIQSPQFLKLYGLTLADPYTMVMEYSRYGPLNKFLHSMPNVTLHCLLDLMHGLVRGMHYLEDNKIIHNYIRCSNLYVTKYDPNSYVLDAKISDPGYPRPYRESDSPWIPVKYYRNLQAAKTDQFAQLWAFATTIYEIFSRCKEDLSTLRQEQLLRQKNLDGNILKMLDQDICPAPIFETIMDGWSDDETKRFSHHDIFSRLNTIKAEILPNYMPPPEIATNGTGDETVIDRSDIPFLPFPRSNMLMVIPLTSECRVIYNMENMIGRGHYGTVYKGHLEFNDKDQPREQVAIKMLNTMQVSTDFHREIGIMRTLSHPNIVKFKYWAEKSHCIIMEYLQSGSFDIYLRFTAPNLNNPRLVSFALDIANGMKYLSDMGLIHRDLAARNILVDHNGDGDCVKISDFGLAQFANSDGYYYAKSKRDIPIRWYSPEAISTCRFSSYSDVWSYGVTLFEMFSRGEEPNLVPIQTSQEDFLNRLQSGERLNRPASCPDFIYDLMQLCWHATPRSRPSFATIVDIITREVATKVTHPTDGHQSPPNQPTDAE